The following are from one region of the Flavobacteriaceae bacterium UJ101 genome:
- the panB gene encoding 3-methyl-2-oxobutanoate hydroxymethyltransferase (Catalyzes the reversible reaction in which hydroxymethyl group from 5,10-methylenetetrahydrofolate is tranferred onto alpha-ketoisovalerate to form ketopantoate; Belongs to the PanB family.; KEGG: mts:MTES_1048 3-methyl-2-oxobutanoate hydroxymethyltransferase) has product MSSGILGSKGKITIKKLQKLKNEGEKISMLTAYDFTTAQILDRAGIDVILVGDSASNVFAGNESTLPITLDEMIYHAKAVTRAVHTAFVVVDIPFGYYQSSPEKALESAIRIMKETTANAVKLEGGREIEESIVKILNAGIPVMGHLGLTPQSFNQFGGYSVQAKTTDEAQLLTENAEFLQKIGCFSVVLEKIPSTLATQVSQKLSIPTIGIGAGNGTDGQVLVVNDMLGLTDGFNPKFLRKYLNLHEEITGAVQDYIQDVKSTDFPNETEQY; this is encoded by the coding sequence ATGTCATCAGGTATATTAGGAAGTAAAGGAAAAATAACCATCAAAAAACTTCAAAAGCTTAAAAATGAAGGAGAAAAGATCAGTATGTTAACAGCATATGATTTTACAACAGCACAAATTTTAGATCGAGCGGGTATTGATGTTATTTTAGTAGGTGATTCTGCTTCCAATGTTTTTGCAGGAAATGAGTCAACACTACCTATTACACTAGATGAAATGATTTATCATGCAAAAGCTGTAACCCGAGCGGTTCATACTGCATTTGTTGTGGTAGATATTCCTTTTGGCTATTACCAATCTTCTCCTGAGAAAGCATTAGAATCGGCTATTCGAATTATGAAGGAAACGACTGCTAATGCTGTGAAATTGGAAGGTGGTAGAGAAATTGAAGAATCCATTGTAAAAATTCTAAATGCAGGAATTCCTGTTATGGGACATTTAGGTTTGACACCTCAATCTTTTAATCAATTTGGAGGCTATTCAGTACAAGCAAAAACTACAGATGAAGCGCAATTATTAACAGAAAATGCTGAATTTTTACAAAAAATAGGATGTTTTAGTGTGGTTTTAGAAAAAATACCTTCAACTTTAGCAACTCAGGTTTCTCAAAAATTAAGTATTCCAACAATAGGAATCGGAGCTGGAAATGGAACAGATGGTCAAGTCTTAGTAGTCAATGATATGTTAGGTCTGACAGATGGTTTCAATCCTAAATTTTTAAGAAAGTATTTAAATCTCCATGAAGAAATTACAGGAGCTGTACAAGATTATATTCAAGATGTAAAAAGTACTGATTTTCCGAATGAAACGGAACAATATTGA
- a CDS encoding UPF0410 protein (Belongs to the UPF0410 family.): protein MFLLSWLFFGVIAGAIAKALLPGNQNLGCWMTSLVGIAGAFVGGFLGNLLFGGGIDMDALLSFEQMDEKLSLGFWNFIYAIIGSVIVLMGLRYLKK, encoded by the coding sequence ATGTTTTTACTATCATGGTTATTTTTTGGTGTTATTGCAGGAGCAATCGCTAAAGCACTTTTACCAGGAAATCAAAACCTAGGATGTTGGATGACATCTCTAGTTGGAATTGCAGGAGCTTTTGTTGGAGGTTTTTTAGGAAACTTGTTATTTGGAGGAGGAATTGATATGGATGCTCTTCTGAGTTTTGAACAAATGGATGAAAAATTAAGTCTTGGATTTTGGAACTTTATATATGCAATTATAGGTTCTGTAATTGTATTAATGGGACTGAGGTATTTAAAAAAATAA
- the pgm gene encoding phosphoglucomutase (alpha-D-glucose-1,6-bisphosphate-dependent) (Belongs to the LEA type 1 family.; KEGG: vcn:VOLCADRAFT_92695 phosphoglucomutase): MAFNLLETVQGYLTDELVNQAGSFLGESNEGVTKALSGIVPLVIGKFTEEASTESGAQQLLDIAKSDEATGILGNLGNFFGDDNKDLMSKGGELVSGLFGDQANGMVEQIASFAGIKGDSVSSLLSMAAPTVLGAIGKGANDNNIDAAGLVNMIDSQSSGLLGFIPESLQGLIGALGLGKLGSLLTGAVGSVGSGVSAATGAVADGAGKVVDGASDLAGGAVDAGKAAVEKTGEVVGDAAGAVADGAGKVVDGASDLAGGAVDAGKAAVEKTGEVVGDAAGAVADGAGKVVDGASDLAGGAVDAGKAAVEKTGEVVGDAAGAVAVGAGKVVDGASNLAGNVVDAGKAAVEKTGEVIGDAAGAVAAGAGKVVDGASELAGDAVDAGKAAVEKTGEVVGDAAGAVADGAGKVVDGASELAGDAVDAGKAAVEKTGEVIGDAAEAVADGAEVAVKKTTSFIKWLLPLVLLLGIVFLLWKCLSEPAKDAVNTISDGVENVADGAVDAGKAAVNATGDVVEGAANAVVDGAETVAKGVAGTLDAAGNFIYDLGNETEINLPEGVTLKVGDNSTEAKLLAELKNRKPVSPDNTKGWITCDRLYFQHGSSNLTVASDEQLNNLAAILKAFPAAKIKIGGYTDNTGSLEANKAISQKRADMAKEKLVGLGVNADQISAEGYGPEHPVCAANDTDECKAQNRRIDLRVTAK; this comes from the coding sequence ATGGCATTTAACTTATTAGAAACAGTACAAGGTTACTTAACTGATGAACTTGTAAATCAAGCAGGTTCTTTTTTAGGAGAAAGTAACGAAGGGGTAACAAAAGCTTTATCAGGAATTGTTCCTTTAGTTATAGGAAAATTTACAGAAGAAGCTTCTACCGAAAGTGGAGCACAACAATTATTAGATATTGCAAAGAGTGATGAAGCTACAGGAATATTAGGAAATTTAGGAAACTTTTTTGGAGATGACAATAAAGACTTAATGTCTAAAGGAGGAGAGTTAGTTTCAGGATTATTCGGAGACCAAGCAAATGGAATGGTAGAGCAAATTGCTTCTTTTGCAGGAATTAAAGGAGATTCAGTTTCTTCATTATTGAGTATGGCTGCTCCTACAGTTTTAGGTGCAATAGGAAAAGGTGCAAATGATAATAATATAGATGCAGCTGGATTGGTGAATATGATTGATAGCCAATCAAGTGGTTTATTAGGATTTATTCCAGAATCATTACAAGGTTTAATAGGAGCCTTAGGTTTAGGAAAATTAGGTTCTCTGTTAACGGGTGCTGTTGGATCTGTTGGATCTGGTGTTTCAGCTGCAACAGGAGCTGTTGCTGATGGAGCAGGAAAAGTAGTAGATGGAGCTTCTGATTTAGCTGGAGGAGCAGTAGATGCAGGAAAAGCAGCTGTTGAAAAAACAGGAGAAGTAGTTGGAGATGCTGCTGGAGCTGTTGCTGATGGAGCAGGAAAAGTAGTAGATGGAGCTTCTGATTTAGCTGGAGGAGCAGTAGATGCAGGAAAAGCAGCTGTTGAAAAAACAGGAGAAGTAGTTGGAGATGCTGCTGGCGCTGTTGCTGATGGAGCAGGAAAAGTAGTAGATGGAGCTTCTGATTTAGCTGGAGGAGCAGTAGATGCAGGAAAAGCAGCTGTTGAAAAAACAGGAGAAGTAGTTGGAGATGCTGCTGGCGCTGTTGCTGTTGGAGCAGGAAAAGTGGTTGACGGAGCTTCTAATTTGGCTGGAAATGTAGTAGATGCAGGAAAAGCGGCTGTTGAAAAAACAGGAGAAGTAATTGGAGATGCTGCTGGTGCTGTTGCCGCTGGAGCAGGAAAGGTGGTTGACGGAGCTTCTGAATTAGCTGGAGATGCAGTAGATGCAGGAAAAGCGGCTGTTGAAAAAACAGGAGAAGTAGTTGGAGATGCTGCTGGAGCTGTTGCTGATGGAGCAGGAAAGGTGGTTGACGGAGCTTCTGAATTAGCTGGAGATGCAGTAGATGCAGGAAAAGCGGCTGTTGAAAAAACAGGAGAGGTAATAGGAGACGCTGCTGAAGCTGTTGCTGATGGAGCAGAGGTAGCAGTTAAGAAGACAACATCTTTCATCAAATGGTTATTACCTTTAGTTCTTTTATTAGGAATTGTATTTTTACTTTGGAAATGTTTATCAGAACCTGCTAAAGATGCTGTAAATACGATTAGTGATGGTGTTGAAAATGTAGCTGATGGAGCAGTAGACGCAGGAAAAGCTGCAGTTAATGCAACAGGAGATGTTGTTGAAGGTGCAGCAAATGCTGTGGTAGATGGTGCTGAAACAGTTGCAAAAGGTGTTGCTGGAACTTTAGATGCCGCAGGAAATTTTATTTATGATTTAGGAAATGAAACAGAAATTAATTTACCTGAGGGTGTTACTTTAAAAGTAGGTGATAATTCTACTGAAGCAAAATTATTAGCTGAGTTAAAAAATAGAAAACCTGTAAGTCCTGATAATACAAAAGGATGGATTACATGTGACCGTTTATATTTCCAACATGGAAGTTCTAATTTAACTGTTGCTTCTGATGAGCAATTGAATAATTTAGCTGCAATTTTAAAAGCTTTCCCAGCTGCTAAAATTAAAATTGGAGGATATACAGATAATACAGGATCTTTAGAAGCTAATAAAGCAATTTCACAAAAAAGAGCTGATATGGCAAAAGAAAAACTAGTTGGTTTAGGTGTAAATGCAGATCAAATTTCTGCTGAAGGATACGGTCCTGAGCACCCAGTTTGCGCAGCAAATGATACGGATGAGTGTAAAGCTCAAAATAGAAGAATTGATTTAAGAGTTACAGCAAAATAA
- the iscS|NFS1 gene encoding cysteine desulfurase (Master enzyme that delivers sulfur to a number of partners involved in Fe-S cluster assembly, tRNA modification or cofactor biosynthesis. Catalyzes the removal of elemental sulfur atoms from cysteine to produce alanine. Functions as a sulfur delivery protein for Fe-S cluster synthesis onto IscU, an Fe-S scaffold assembly protein, as well as other S acceptor proteins; Belongs to the class-V pyridoxal-phosphate-dependent aminotransferase family. NifS/IscS subfamily.; KEGG: hpy:HP0220 cysteine desulfurase): MEKIYLDNAASTPIHKEVIETMAQVMQSNYGNPSSTHSFGRETKSIVENARKLISKELNCLPNEIIFTSGGTEANNLILRSAVQDLEVKRIITQPVEHKCVLETVLDLAKRYHVIVEILPVDHKGRIDLEDLEQRLKSSDVKTLVSLIHGNNEIANIINLEAITTLCYENNALFHSDTVQTIGHYTFDLEKSPIDFLTCSAHKIHGPKGIGFVFARKSLGIRSMITGGKQERMMRAGTENIYGIAGLAKAFEMAYQDLDTNKKYIEELKKYAIEQFTAHFPDCIFAGGSANIDDSLYTILNVALKNQPDLIAFELDLKGIAISQGSACESGSTQKSHVIQSILTKEEQEMYSNLRISFSIYNTKEEIDTLIESLKT; the protein is encoded by the coding sequence ATGGAAAAAATATATCTAGACAACGCTGCTTCGACTCCAATTCATAAAGAAGTGATTGAAACCATGGCACAGGTTATGCAATCGAATTATGGAAATCCATCTTCAACCCATTCTTTTGGAAGAGAAACCAAATCTATTGTTGAAAATGCACGAAAGCTTATTAGTAAAGAATTAAACTGTTTACCTAATGAAATTATTTTTACTTCAGGAGGTACAGAAGCGAATAATTTAATTTTACGATCAGCTGTTCAAGATTTAGAAGTTAAAAGAATTATCACGCAGCCTGTTGAACATAAATGTGTGCTTGAAACGGTTTTAGACTTAGCAAAAAGATACCATGTTATAGTGGAAATACTTCCCGTTGATCATAAAGGAAGGATTGATTTGGAAGACTTAGAACAACGATTGAAAAGTTCTGATGTTAAAACCTTAGTATCCTTAATTCATGGAAATAATGAAATAGCTAATATCATCAATTTGGAAGCTATCACCACTTTATGTTATGAAAATAATGCATTGTTTCATTCCGATACAGTTCAAACTATCGGGCATTATACTTTTGACTTAGAAAAATCACCCATTGATTTTTTAACTTGTTCAGCTCATAAAATACACGGACCAAAAGGCATAGGTTTTGTCTTTGCTCGAAAATCATTAGGAATACGTTCAATGATTACAGGAGGGAAACAAGAGCGTATGATGCGTGCTGGTACTGAAAATATTTACGGTATTGCAGGTTTAGCCAAAGCTTTTGAAATGGCTTATCAAGATTTAGATACAAACAAAAAATATATTGAGGAATTAAAAAAGTATGCCATAGAACAATTTACAGCACATTTTCCAGATTGTATTTTTGCAGGGGGGAGTGCCAATATCGATGATAGTTTGTATACCATTCTCAATGTTGCTTTAAAAAATCAACCGGATTTGATTGCTTTTGAACTGGACCTAAAAGGAATTGCTATTTCTCAAGGAAGTGCCTGTGAGTCAGGTTCTACACAAAAGTCTCATGTGATACAATCTATTTTAACAAAAGAAGAACAAGAAATGTACAGCAATCTTCGCATTTCCTTTTCAATTTATAATACAAAAGAAGAAATTGATACTTTAATAGAAAGTTTGAAAACCTGA
- a CDS encoding putative multidrug resistance protein NorM (Multidrug efflux pump; Belongs to the multi antimicrobial extrusion (MATE) (TC 2.A.66.1) family.) produces the protein MWLAFPVMLSQVGQIALNVADTVMVGKVDDPHQSEINLGAVSLGNSVFILLLVSALGISIIMSPLAAEKDVDQNYKAGADIFSHGLVINILFSIILGIITVFFSDFMYYLGQPEEVVKEAIPYLNISAFSLIPIMVFQTFRQFGEGLSLTLPATIATWIAIILNIFLNYCFIEGNFGFPAMGVQGAALGSLIARFFSTICIFVIVLQWKKFKTYLQHVSFKRWSYPLFKKMIQLGIPTSFQMFFEVSAFTAAAFIAGLASKTDLAAHQVAIQLASISFLLCTGLAVAATVRIGNQKGIRDFKMLREVGYSNIKMTGIFMFFCGILFILFREQLPWGFTQSENAAALASNLLIIAALFQLGDGVQLVTLGALRGIQDVNIPMIITFVAYWIITIPLSYICAIHFEMGAFGVWIGLGTGLTISALALLYRYNKLTQDLIEKN, from the coding sequence ATGTGGTTAGCTTTTCCAGTAATGTTAAGCCAAGTTGGGCAAATTGCTTTAAATGTTGCCGACACTGTAATGGTAGGAAAAGTTGACGATCCTCATCAATCAGAAATTAACTTAGGAGCTGTTTCGTTAGGAAACTCTGTTTTTATTTTACTATTAGTTTCTGCTTTAGGAATTAGCATTATTATGTCTCCTTTAGCAGCTGAAAAAGATGTGGATCAAAATTATAAAGCAGGAGCTGATATTTTTTCTCATGGTTTAGTCATTAATATACTTTTTAGTATCATACTAGGAATTATAACCGTCTTCTTTTCTGATTTTATGTATTATTTAGGACAACCTGAAGAAGTAGTGAAAGAGGCTATTCCTTATCTTAATATTTCTGCTTTTTCTTTAATTCCTATTATGGTTTTCCAAACTTTTCGTCAATTTGGAGAAGGATTATCTTTAACCTTACCTGCTACTATTGCAACATGGATTGCTATTATTCTCAATATATTTTTAAACTATTGTTTTATTGAAGGAAATTTTGGTTTTCCAGCAATGGGTGTTCAAGGTGCAGCATTAGGAAGTTTAATTGCACGATTCTTTTCTACCATATGTATTTTTGTTATCGTGCTTCAATGGAAAAAATTCAAAACCTATTTACAACATGTTTCATTTAAACGTTGGTCTTATCCTTTATTTAAGAAGATGATTCAATTGGGAATACCAACTAGTTTTCAAATGTTTTTTGAAGTAAGTGCCTTTACTGCTGCTGCTTTTATTGCAGGATTAGCTAGTAAAACTGATTTAGCAGCCCACCAAGTTGCTATACAACTTGCTTCTATATCCTTTTTATTATGTACAGGATTAGCTGTTGCAGCAACTGTACGTATTGGAAACCAAAAAGGAATACGTGATTTTAAAATGCTCCGTGAAGTAGGTTATTCTAATATCAAAATGACGGGTATTTTTATGTTTTTTTGTGGTATTTTGTTTATTCTCTTTCGTGAACAACTTCCTTGGGGGTTTACACAAAGTGAAAATGCAGCAGCTTTGGCTTCTAATTTATTAATTATTGCCGCTTTATTTCAATTAGGAGACGGTGTACAATTGGTTACTCTCGGTGCGCTTCGTGGAATTCAAGATGTTAATATACCCATGATTATTACTTTTGTTGCCTATTGGATTATTACCATTCCTCTTAGTTATATTTGTGCTATTCACTTTGAAATGGGGGCTTTTGGTGTTTGGATTGGACTAGGTACAGGACTCACGATTTCTGCTTTAGCACTACTCTATCGTTATAATAAGTTAACTCAAGATTTAATAGAGAAGAATTAG
- a CDS encoding phosphoglucomutase (alpha-D-glucose-1,6-bisphosphate-dependent) (Catalyzes the interconversion between glucose-6- phosphate and alpha-glucose-1-phosphate. This is the first step in the biosynthesis of diglucosyl-diacylglycerol (Glc2-DAG), i.e. the predominant glycolipid found in B.subtilis membrane, which is also used as a membrane anchor for lipoteichoic acid (LTA). Has a role in the biosynthesis of all phosphate-containing envelope polymers, since glucose-1-phosphate is the precursor of UDP-glucose, which serves as a glucosyl donor not only for the biosynthesis of LTA but also for wall teichoic acids (WTAs). Is required for biofilm formation. This is likely due to another role of UDP-glucose, which might also act as a metabolic signal regulating biofilm formation or may be involved in some unknown biosynthetic pathway essential for biofilm formation, e.g. the synthesis of an exopolysaccharide; Belongs to the phosphohexose mutase family.; KEGG: nko:Niako_2205 phosphoglucomutase) has product MDNAILEKAKIWLNDEFDAKTQQEVQNLIDNDPKTLEEAFYKNLEFGTGGMRGIMGVGTNRLNQYTLGMATQGLANYLKKQITGKQLKVAITHDVRNNSTEFAKIVADILSANGIKVYLTDGFRATPILSFAVRHYNCDAGIVLTASHNPPEYNGYKVYWNDGAQIVPPHDHGIINEVNNTTVKDILFNGNNDLIEYVGDELDQAFIKASVSNISQEKTGRDDVKIVFTSIHGTAIKTTPLALEKAGFTDIHVVQEQANPDPYFSTVKSPNPEEPEALKMATDLADKIGADIVIGTDPDADRLGIAVRDFNGKMTLLNGNQTNVVLTHYLLQKWQKEGKINGNQFIGSTIVTSDVFFDLAKQFDVTCKAGLTGFKWIGKMIHDAEGKEDFIGGGEESFGFMVGDFVRDKDSVTSTLLACEIAAVAKANGSSFYNELAKIYTQVGCYQEHLIALVKKGLDGAEQIKNIMIQLRENPLTEIAGSKVVRIDDYQSSISKNRVTETESTITIPKSNVLIYYTEDGTKIAARPSGTEPKIKFYFSVKGDLKQANDFPKVQQELQKKIDKIIIEMKLD; this is encoded by the coding sequence ATGGACAATGCTATTTTAGAAAAAGCAAAAATTTGGCTAAATGATGAATTTGATGCTAAAACTCAACAAGAAGTACAAAATTTAATTGATAATGACCCTAAAACCTTAGAAGAAGCCTTTTATAAAAATTTAGAATTTGGAACAGGTGGAATGCGAGGTATCATGGGTGTAGGAACCAATCGATTAAACCAATATACTTTAGGAATGGCAACACAAGGGTTAGCCAACTATCTTAAAAAGCAAATTACAGGCAAACAACTTAAAGTTGCTATTACACATGATGTACGAAATAATAGTACTGAGTTTGCTAAAATTGTAGCTGATATTTTATCTGCAAATGGTATTAAAGTCTATTTAACAGATGGGTTCAGAGCAACACCTATCCTATCTTTTGCTGTTCGTCACTATAATTGTGATGCAGGGATTGTTTTAACTGCATCTCACAATCCTCCTGAATATAATGGCTATAAAGTATATTGGAATGATGGTGCTCAAATTGTTCCTCCTCATGATCATGGCATTATTAATGAAGTGAATAATACTACTGTAAAAGATATTTTATTTAATGGAAATAATGATTTGATTGAATATGTAGGAGATGAATTAGATCAAGCTTTCATCAAAGCTTCTGTTTCCAATATTTCACAAGAAAAAACAGGGCGTGACGATGTTAAAATTGTTTTCACATCGATCCATGGTACAGCTATTAAAACAACTCCTTTAGCTTTAGAAAAAGCAGGATTTACTGATATACATGTTGTTCAAGAACAGGCAAACCCTGATCCTTATTTCTCAACTGTAAAATCACCAAACCCAGAAGAACCAGAAGCTTTAAAAATGGCTACTGATCTAGCTGATAAAATAGGAGCTGATATTGTGATAGGTACAGATCCTGATGCTGATCGATTGGGTATTGCTGTTCGTGATTTTAATGGAAAAATGACATTATTAAATGGTAATCAAACTAATGTTGTTTTAACTCATTATTTATTACAAAAATGGCAAAAAGAAGGGAAAATTAATGGGAATCAATTTATTGGCTCAACAATTGTTACTTCAGATGTTTTCTTCGACTTAGCAAAACAATTTGATGTTACATGTAAAGCTGGTTTAACCGGTTTTAAATGGATTGGTAAAATGATTCACGATGCTGAAGGTAAAGAAGACTTTATTGGAGGTGGTGAAGAAAGTTTTGGTTTTATGGTTGGAGACTTTGTTCGTGATAAAGATTCTGTTACCTCTACTCTATTAGCCTGTGAAATTGCGGCAGTAGCTAAAGCTAATGGAAGTTCTTTTTATAACGAATTAGCTAAAATTTATACACAAGTAGGATGTTATCAAGAACATTTGATTGCCTTAGTAAAAAAAGGATTAGATGGTGCTGAACAAATTAAAAATATCATGATTCAATTACGTGAAAATCCTTTAACCGAAATAGCAGGATCTAAAGTAGTTCGAATTGATGATTATCAATCTAGTATAAGTAAGAATAGAGTGACTGAAACAGAAAGTACTATCACCATTCCTAAATCAAATGTATTAATTTATTATACTGAAGATGGTACTAAAATTGCAGCAAGACCATCAGGAACTGAACCTAAAATTAAATTCTACTTTAGTGTAAAAGGAGATTTAAAACAAGCAAACGATTTTCCTAAAGTTCAGCAAGAATTACAAAAGAAAATTGATAAAATTATTATAGAAATGAAATTAGATTAA
- a CDS encoding dolichyl-phosphate beta-D-mannosyltransferase (Involved in O antigen modification. Catalyzes the transfer of the glucose residue from UDP-glucose to a lipid carrier (By similarity); Belongs to the glycosyltransferase 2 family. GtrB subfamily.; KEGG: bex:A11Q_1470 dolichol-phosphate mannosyltransferase): MDISIVIPLLNEAESLPELHNWIQRVMKEHGFSYEVIFIDDGSKDHSWKIIKQLQLENDQVKGIKFQRNFGKSQALNAAFKITKGDVIITMDADLQDSPEEIPELYSLIKNDGYDIVSGWKQKRYDNKLTKNLPSKLFNWAACKTSGIALHDFNCGLKSYNTKVIKTIDVYGEMHRYIPVLAKNAGFDKITEKVVQHQARKHGESKFGAERFINGFLDLISLWFIGRFGRRPMHLFGALGTLMFIIGFFSSLFIGISKLYKMYAGLEYKLITDNPWFYIALTVMILGTQLFLAGFLGEIIIQQNRKNQDFYQIEEKLNLN, translated from the coding sequence ATGGATATATCTATTGTAATTCCTTTATTAAACGAAGCTGAATCACTACCAGAACTACACAATTGGATTCAACGTGTTATGAAAGAACATGGTTTTTCATATGAAGTCATCTTTATTGATGATGGTTCAAAGGATCATTCATGGAAAATAATTAAACAATTACAATTAGAAAATGATCAGGTTAAAGGTATCAAATTTCAACGAAATTTTGGAAAGTCACAAGCTTTAAATGCTGCTTTTAAAATTACAAAAGGTGATGTTATCATTACTATGGATGCAGACTTACAAGACAGTCCAGAAGAAATCCCCGAGCTGTATTCCTTAATAAAGAATGATGGATACGATATTGTTTCTGGATGGAAACAAAAACGCTATGATAACAAACTCACTAAAAACTTACCTTCAAAACTATTTAATTGGGCTGCATGCAAAACATCTGGTATTGCTTTACATGATTTTAATTGTGGATTAAAATCCTATAATACTAAAGTAATTAAAACGATTGATGTTTATGGTGAAATGCACCGCTACATTCCTGTTTTAGCAAAAAATGCTGGGTTTGATAAAATTACAGAGAAAGTAGTTCAACACCAGGCAAGAAAACATGGAGAATCAAAATTTGGAGCAGAACGTTTCATCAATGGTTTTCTTGATTTAATTTCTTTATGGTTTATCGGACGTTTTGGGCGTCGCCCTATGCATCTTTTTGGAGCACTGGGAACCTTAATGTTTATTATCGGATTCTTTAGTTCACTATTCATTGGTATTTCTAAATTGTATAAAATGTATGCTGGTTTAGAATACAAACTCATAACAGATAACCCTTGGTTTTATATTGCTTTAACGGTTATGATATTGGGTACACAGCTCTTTCTAGCAGGCTTTTTAGGAGAAATCATCATTCAGCAAAATCGAAAAAATCAAGATTTTTATCAAATTGAAGAAAAATTAAACCTCAATTAA